The proteins below are encoded in one region of Mya arenaria isolate MELC-2E11 chromosome 15, ASM2691426v1:
- the LOC128219630 gene encoding uncharacterized protein LOC128219630 — translation MARDGYDFPVYGLNNGMFYPLHIPSLVCTAISFASVIITLVLMIKSRNIKSFFTSWSKSERFILYMALCDGSYNIFHFATHAHVAVVQGPVYPRSVCVLYAFGMIVFVTAQSLLANLVAVNAFMLMYLDKYLNLGRYDWRLIAWVFGAPIIGSTFAAIFEQLGPTGAVCAFDGVNGRITQICFTTGPMILIFVANVALYTATWIRIRSRSLELRRSLGAHCAAQSIPIKAAKAMSLFVGAFFIQWMVVSVYGTWAMVNNGVPDFLEHLYHILPDIGGLLNLIVLLMIRRGNLLSNKKTTPTTTETDARSCTKHSKDSTDGIIPVGDVRKIPLHVIENEKDEITSDL, via the exons ATGGCGAGAGACGGTTACGACTTTCCCGTGTACGGTCTTAACAATGGGATGTTTTATCCTCTACACATACCTTCGCTCGTGTGCACTGCCATTAGTTTCGCGAGTGTAATCATTACGCTCGTTCTGATGATAAAATCGCGAAATATCAAGAGTTTCTTTACGTCTTGGTCAAAAAGTGAACGATTCATTCTCTACATGGCGTTGTGCGATGGATCATACAACATCTTTCATTTTGCGACTCACGCCCACGTAGCTGTTGTTCAGGGACCTGTATATCCCCGCTCAGTCTGTGTATTGTACGCATTCGGAATGATTGTGTTTGTTACTGCACAGAGCCTGTTAGCCAACCTCGTCGCCGTCAATGCATTTATGCTCATGTACCTGGACAAATACCTTAATCTTGGTAGGTATGATTGGCGGCTTATCGCTTGGGTCTTTGGAGCACctattattggatctacttttGCGGCCATCTTCGAGCAACTGGGACCTACAGGCGCGGT ATGCGCCTTTGATGGTGTAAACGGTAGGATAACCCAGATTTGTTTCACGACAGGCCCCATGATTCTCATCTTCGTCGCAAACGTTGCTCTCTACACTGCAACCTGGATCAGGATTCGCTCTAGATCTTTAGAACTACGGCGATCTCTCGGTGCACACTGCGCTGCTCAAAGCATACCTATCAAAGCCGCAAAAGCCATGTCGTTATTTGTTGGAGCTTTCTTCATTCAGTGGATGGTCGTAAGCGTATATGGAACATGGGCAATGGTTAATAATGGTGTTCCGGACTTTCTGGAACACTTGTACCATATCTTGCCGGATATTGGAG gGTTGTTGAACCTGATCGTGTTGTTAATGATTAGGCGTGGAAATCTTCTCTCTAACAAGAAAACGACACCGACAACAACAGAAACAGACGCAAGGTCTTGCACAAAACATTCGAAAGATTCAACTGACGGAATTATTCCAGTTGGTGACGTTCGGAAAATACCTTTGCATGTGATAGAGAATGAGAAGGATGAGATAACAAGCGATCTTTGA
- the LOC128219631 gene encoding AP-1 complex subunit sigma-2-like isoform X2, with the protein MMHFMLLFSRQGKLRLQKWYVAHQDKMKKKIARELVTLVLGRKPKMCSFLEWKDQKVVYKRYASLYFCCAIDPEDNELLTLEVIHRYVELLDKYFGSVCELDIIFNFEKAYFMLDELLLGGEVQETSKKNVLKAIAAQDLLQEEETPQGFFEDHGLG; encoded by the exons ATG ATGCACTTTATGCTGCTGTTCAGCCGGCAGGGGAAACTGCGGCTACAGAAATGGTACGTAGCACACCAGGATAAGATGAAGAAGAAGATCGCGAGGGAACTTGTTACTCTTGTGCTTGGGAGGAAACCAAAAATGTGCAGCTTCCTGGAGTGGAAGGATCAGAAAGTTGTCTATAAAAG ATACGCCAGTCTATATTTCTGCTGCGCAATAGATCCAGAAGACAATGAACTGCTTACGCTCGAGGTTATACACAGATACGTAGAACTTCTAGACAAATACTTTGGCAGT GTATGTGAGCTAGATATAATCTTCAACTTTGAGAAGGCCTATTTCATGTTGGATGAGCTGTTGCTAGGAGGCGAGGTGCAGGAGACTAGCAAGAAGAATGTACTCAAGGCAATTGCGGCTCAGGATCTACTACAAGAG